CACGCGCTCATCGGTGCCGGCGCCGGTGATGGTCGCTCCGCCATAGGAATGGCCGACGAGGAGAACTGGGCTGCCAACGCGATTGAGCGTACGCTTCACTGTGGCAAGGTCTTCTTCATAGGAATCCAAACCATATTGGACGGCAATGACCTCATGACCATCGGCCTGCAATGCAGGAATGACTTTGCTGAAGCACGAGCCGTCAGCCCAGATACCGTGACAAAACACGATTGTTAGCTTCGATGCAGTGGACATGGGCACTCCTTAACCGTCATGATTGCAGCTCGAATTCTGTCGAAGAACCCACCCAGGTCTTTCGAAATCACCCGAATCGAAGAAGGGAGACGCCTTGAATGGCGTCTCCTTGGCGAGGGAACTGTGATTTATTTCGACTGACCGCCTTCGACAGTCGCAGCAGCCTTGCGAATGACGTCGATGACGAGGTCAGGCTGGGAAAGCATGGTGACATGGCTGCTGTCGGTCTCGACCGTCGTCGCATTCATGCGCTTCGACAGAAAGCGCTGAAGATCGGGATGCACAGTCTGGTCCTTCCGGGCGAGGATGTACCAGCTCGGCTTGGACTTCCAGGCGACTTCATCGAGATTTTGCTGCTCGAGCAGATCGGCGGCGGGCGGGTAGTGGGTCGCCCACACCAGTTTCTGCTCCTGTTCGGAAAGATCTCCGGCAAAGTACTTGACGCCTTCGGGCTTGATCCAAATGCGTCCCCCCGCAACCTCGATCTGGGAAAATATTTCCGTCGGATAATTGTTGAGCTCGCTCTGTACGGTCTCATGAACATCCGGAACGACTGCGGCGATATAAACCAGACCAGCGACGCGCTCGTCGGTACCCGCTCCCGTAATGGTAGCGCCTCCGTAGGAGTGACCGACGAGGATTGCGGGGCTATTGACCCGCCCCAGCGTGCGCTTCACGGTCGCTACATCATCCGCATAATTATTGAGCCCGTATTGGACGGCGATCACTTCGTGCCCATCGGCTTGCAGAGTGGGGATCACCTTGCTGAAGCACGAACCGTCGGCCCAGAGACCATGGCAGAAAACGATGGCAAGCTTGGTATTGGTAGACATTGCTCTTGTCCATTTTTGGTTGAAGCGGCACGAACGTAGATGCCGCTTTTGCCAAGGACCAAGACCTTGTAGGCTCCGAGCTATGCTTTGAAGATATACGAGGGTGAATGGAACTTCGTCATTTGCGCTATTTTATCGCGGTCGCAGAGGAAGGCAGCTTTTTGACCGCTGCTCAGCGGCGACTGAATACCTCGCAGCCGTCGCTGAGCCGACAAATCCGCGATCTGGAATTCGAAGTCGGCGTTCAGTTATTGGATCGCCAGGCGCGCGGCGTGACGCTGACCGCCGCCGGAAGAGTATTTCTTGATCACGCACGGCTGGCACTGTTGCAGGTTGAGGCGGCAACGGAGGGGGCCCGGCAGACGGCGCAACCGCAAAGGCCCGCCCTTTCGATGGGATTTCTCGTCGGGTTGGAGGTCATGTGGCTCCCTCAGCTTCTGCGCATCCTCCGCGAGGAATCACCCGATGTTGAAGTCACGCTCAGCACGCAGTCTTCACCGGAACTTGCGCTCGCACTGATGCGGGGAAAGTTGGATATAGCTTTCCTTCGTCCCGAGAAGGACAACGAGGGCGTCGTCTTCAAGATGTTGGCGAAGGAGCCCCTGATCGCCGTGCTGCCGGCCGAACATCATCTGGCATCTCGCAAGAAGATTCGTCCCCAAGATCTCGCCCGCGAGATCTATGTCAGCTCGGCAAGAACTTCTCCGGTCTTGCAAGAGGTCATACAGAACTACGCATCTCGGGTCGGTATCACTCTCAAGGCAAAGTACGAAGGCGAAAACATATCATCGGCCATGTCACTCGTGGCTTCCACGGGCGGAATTAGCCTCGTTCCGCTCTATGCGCAGAACATGCTGGCACCCAACGTCGTCGCTAGAGCGCTCGAGGGCGGCACTCCAACGGTCGATCTGGCACTGGGATACAATCGCGCAAACCCGTCACCCTTGCTCGGTCGGCTTTTGTCTCGCGCGGATGAATTGGTCGCAAGTGTTCAGAACCAAAGCATTATACGTTATGTTGAAGCTCAATAGCTGGCGGTGTCAGACGTCCGCTTTGGGTCTTGGCTGTGTGAAAACGCGAAGACGCTCAATCGCGATAGAAGAAGTCATTCGTCCAAGACCGTTTTAGTCGCTCAACGCGCAAGCGGATTCAACCTAGAGATCGAACTGAAAAATATCATTCTTCGAGTTTCGATTTTTCGGCATGACTCTACGTCCGCTTTGTCCCGATAGCGACCAAGTTGGTGGCGGTAACGCCATATGTCGCGATGGGCCAAATCCAGACACAAGCTCGGCTTGGCCCCATCCGACTAATTCAGTGTGAATAGACCAAGCGCGGCGCGAACATCGCGCAAAGTGGCATCAGTTATCTCCCGCGCTCGCGCAGTGCCACGCTTAACGACTTGCAGCACATAGTCGGGATCCCGCGCGAGGGCGCGGCGACGGTCTCGGATTGGCGCGAGAAGTGCCTGCAGCACGTCATCCAGACGTTTCTTGACAATGCTGTCGCCCAAACCGCCGCGGACATAGCGTGCCTTCAAATCCTCAACCGTGATGTGATCTTCGTCGAACGCATCCAAGTACGTAAAGACCACGTTGCCTTCGACGCAACCCGGATCGGACGCCTTTAGATGGTTTGGATCAGTGAACATACGCCGGACAGCCTCACGTATTTCATCGGCCGTTGCTGATAGCTGAATAGTATTGCCCTGCGACTTGCTCATTTTGGCTTTGCCGTCGATGCCGGGAAGACGTCCGACGCGAGGAATAAGCGCGTGGGCTTCTGGCAGCACGTCAACACCAGCTTGGCGATTGATGCGGCGAACAACCTCATTGGTTTGCTCAATCAATGG
This genomic stretch from Bradyrhizobium sp. CCGB12 harbors:
- a CDS encoding alpha/beta fold hydrolase, whose product is MSTNTKLAIVFCHGLWADGSCFSKVIPTLQADGHEVIAVQYGLNNYADDVATVKRTLGRVNSPAILVGHSYGGATITGAGTDERVAGLVYIAAVVPDVHETVQSELNNYPTEIFSQIEVAGGRIWIKPEGVKYFAGDLSEQEQKLVWATHYPPAADLLEQQNLDEVAWKSKPSWYILARKDQTVHPDLQRFLSKRMNATTVETDSSHVTMLSQPDLVIDVIRKAAATVEGGQSK
- a CDS encoding LysR substrate-binding domain-containing protein, encoding MELRHLRYFIAVAEEGSFLTAAQRRLNTSQPSLSRQIRDLEFEVGVQLLDRQARGVTLTAAGRVFLDHARLALLQVEAATEGARQTAQPQRPALSMGFLVGLEVMWLPQLLRILREESPDVEVTLSTQSSPELALALMRGKLDIAFLRPEKDNEGVVFKMLAKEPLIAVLPAEHHLASRKKIRPQDLAREIYVSSARTSPVLQEVIQNYASRVGITLKAKYEGENISSAMSLVASTGGISLVPLYAQNMLAPNVVARALEGGTPTVDLALGYNRANPSPLLGRLLSRADELVASVQNQSIIRYVEAQ
- the trpS gene encoding tryptophan--tRNA ligase; the protein is MQDSSATLPVILTGDRTTGPLHLGHYVGSLKNRVALQTTHRQYLLLADTQALTDNAHNPGRVRDNVIEIATDYLAVGIDPNQSTICLQSHLPALADLTLLYMNFVTVARLERNPTIKDEIQARGFGRDIPAGFLCYPVAQAADITGFKATIVPVGEDQAPLIEQTNEVVRRINRQAGVDVLPEAHALIPRVGRLPGIDGKAKMSKSQGNTIQLSATADEIREAVRRMFTDPNHLKASDPGCVEGNVVFTYLDAFDEDHITVEDLKARYVRGGLGDSIVKKRLDDVLQALLAPIRDRRRALARDPDYVLQVVKRGTARAREITDATLRDVRAALGLFTLN